The region CATGCAAAAACGCATAAAAACACAATAATAGAAAACCAAAATACTATACTATCTCCTTCCATTATTGACCATTTTAATATAAATCATTACACCCAAGAGTGTAGGTGCCCATAAGCCTATAAAGATACCATGTAGTTGATCTCCTTGAAGAAAAAGATACTCTGCAACTAAAATAATAGCTAGGCATAATACTAATAATAAAAAGTTGCTTACTCCAAAATTTTTAATGTATTCCATTAATGTATTTATAATTTTTCAACAAGTTAATAAATAATTAAATGATATCAAACAAAGCGAATGGAAAGAGATAAAAAAACATTTTAACGATTAAATATGCTTTTTGTCGATATAATTTAATCATAAAAAATTATTTTGAGTATTTCATCGAAAAAATATGTGTTTTATGGTGTTTTTGTAAAAACATATATATATTAGTCGAAGAAATTAACTGTTTAACCGATTTATTATCCCTTATCATGAAAAAAGCTACTTTATTTTTATTGTCATTAATCTTTTGTCATTCTATTTTTGCAACAACCAAAGACCAAAACACGTCATCTGCAATTAATAATGTTCAAATAGTCAGATTAGATTTTACTGCTCCAAATGGAGCTTCAAGAGAACTGATATTAGGTTTCACAGCAGACAACTCTGCATCGGATGGTATCGATTATGGTTATGATGCTTCAGTAAGCTCTCCGTTTGCTAATGATTTAAATTGGTTAATTGAAGATAATAGATATGTAATACAAGGTGTTGGATCCTACCAAGAAACTAGTCAATATCTTTTTGGAATGTATAGTGAGATAGGTGGATCTGCTAAAATTGAATTAATCAGTTTAGAAAATTTTGAATCAGATATTAACGTATATATCTACGATGCATTATTAGACACTTACACTAACATTAATGATTCAGCCTATATTGGTAATATTGACGCAGGAAATTACACAGATAGATTTTATATTACATTTAATGAACCTGCAGCAGAAAATGACTCAGTAGACACAAGCGATATTTCAGATAACTCAAACTCTTCAAATTTATTAGGACCAAACGGTATTTCAAGCTTAAAACCAAAGAAGAAATCTAATATTAGCTACCTTATTTCTAATAACCAATTAAAAGTAAGTGCAAACGATGAAGAGTTAATAAAAGAAATTACTATTTATGATTATAACGGAACAGCTTTAGAGTCTGTAAAAGACATTAATAAAGTTAATACGTTAATAAATATTGATGCTGACAACAAAATACTGATTGTACATATAGTTACAGAAAATGAAACAATTGTAAAAAAGATTATCTTAAGTAAAAAATAGAAGATAATTTTCAACATAAAAAAGCTCACTAGAAAATAGTGAGTTTTTTTATGCTTACAGTTTAAAATATTTACTTTTTATAATGAAGGTTATATTTTCTGTAAGAGAAAAAACCAATTATAGCAATTACAACCAGTGTACCAGCTATAAATTGGAAACTCAATATTTGGTCTCCACTAGCATAACTATGTAATCCTGATAAGTAAAAGTTAACCCCAAAATAGGTCATTAATATACTTCCAAAAGTAAGGACAGACATTAAATTAAATAACCAACGTCCACGTAAGCCAGGAACTAAACGCATATGTATTACAAATGCATATAACATAATACTAATTAATGCCCAAGTTTCTTTTGGGTCCCAACCCCAATATCTTCCCCAACTTTCATTAGCCCATTGTCCACCAAGAAAATTACCAATAGTCAACATAACTAAACCTACAGTTAAAGCCATTTCATTAATAATGGTTAACTCTTTAATATTTAGGTCCATTTTAGTTTTATTGTCTTTATTAGTTAAAATCATTAAAACTAAAGTTACTAAACCTAATATCATTCCTAAGGTAAGTGGTCCATAACTAGCAACTATAACAGCAACATGTATCATTAACCAATAGCTGTTCAATACAGGTTGTAAGTTAGCAATTGCTGGATCCATCCAATTCCAGTGTGCAATCATTAAAATCATTGCTGTTACAAAAGCGGTTGACGCTAATGTTAAATCACTTTTTCTTCCAAATGCTAATCCAAAAAACATGGTTGCCCAAGCAACATAAATCATAGACTCATATGCATCACTCCAAGGAGCGTGACCAGAAATATACCATCGAGCAATTAAACCTAAAGTATGGATAATAAACAATCCTAAAATAACAAATTTAAATATCGTGACACTAGTATTTAACCACTTATTGGTAGTTTTAAAAATTTGCCATATTAAAAGAATAAACAGCAAAGTACCTGCGTATAAATACCAACTGAATAATTTTTTAAACACATCGTATTTATTATATATTATTTCAGCATCAATCTTATCGTCACTTAGCATCACCTCTGCTCCTACTTTTGATTGCGAGGTTTTAAATGCATTTAATAGTTTTTCTGGTTTGGTATAATCTCCTGATTCTTTAGCCTCATTTAACGAGTATAGATACCAGTCAAAGCCAGAGCCTATAAAACTACCATAAGTACTGTCTTTAATTTTTTGATTATAACCTTCATTTTTATATTCAAATGGAGATATCCAAGTATTATTTTCATCTTCTGGCACAGGAAAAATCTTTAACGATCTACCTTCAATAGCATTACTAAGCAAATTAACACGCTGGTTTGTATCTAAAAATTCTTTTTGTATTCCTGTTTGCGCCTTTACTGCTGAAGCTTCCTCTAAATAAGGATCTAATTTATATTTAAAATCGTCTGTAAAAAAGTCTAATAAACTAGCATAATCTTGGTCTTTAGGAATACCAATAACACGTCTAATAGAGTCCGCTTTTTTGGGTTTTATATAAATAATAGGCACATTATACCATAACATCGGACTTTCTTGAATACTCAAAAAGATCTGATTAGCAGTCATTCCCTCATAAGTATCATATTTAGTTAATTTACGCAACAATTCTGAAGCATAGGTATCAACAGGCATCATACGTCCATCTAAATCTTGGATAACAATTCTACCAAATTTATCCGCATGGACTTTAGGCGCAACATTAGCTTTTAAAATAGAATCAACTTGAAATTTTGAAGCTCCTTTACGTTCCGTTTTTTGGTGGTCGTGCCCATCATTCTCAGAATGTTGTACAATTTGCCCAAAACTTGATAAACCAAAACATAACAACAATACTGTAGTTAGCTTTGCTTTTTTATTTTTTATTTTTTCTAATCCGTTTTGTAAATCTCTAAATCGAGTATGGTTTGCAAACAAAATAGCCATCATACCAAAATACAGTAAAAAGTAACCAATATAAGTCACCCAAGTACCCCAAAAATCATGATTAACAGATAAAATGGTTCCTTTTAAATCTTTATCAAAATCTGCTTGAAAAAACCGATATCCTCTATGATCTAAAATATTATTCATGTAAATATGAAAATCAAAATCGCCCTGTTCTTTGTCGATTACAGTCACTTTGCTCTCATATGACGAGTAGTTTTTCTCAGTTCCTGGGTATTTTTCTGCAATAAAGTCATTCAACTTGACCTCAAAAGGGAGTTCTAAAACCTTAGACCCATATTTTAATGCAATATCCAGTCCACCCACTTGTATTTGCTTAAACGGATTATTTGACCATTGACTTCCTAATAATTTTACTTCTTTAGTTTCTCCATTAGCAGTTACATTTAACACTACTGCGTTTTCATCTTGTTTTAATAGTGTTGACTTTTTAACGACATCAAAAGTACCTTTTACTACAGGTTTAGGAAACACCAACTGCATATCTCCAATGATGTATCTTGAGCGTAACATTAAAGGTTGCAAACTATCCTTTACTAACTTACCTTGCGTCATAGTAGCCATCTGCAAATACTCACCTTCAAAAGGCGACTCAACCATTAATCCATTATCTGTTGTGGTAATATTTACAGCTCCAGGAGTTGGGTTATCTAGTGCTACTAGAAGGTTGTGGATATTCTCAACCTCACCTTGTTTTAAAAAATGATTATGTGGATTATCCCCTCTAGCCTCTACTATTTTTAGGTAGTTTTCACCATTTTCATCTGGCACGACATCCATTTCTGCACCTTGAATAAAATCGGTTAATTCAAAGCTAACAGGTGTTTTATTATATTTTACATCAAGGTTAAAACTATTATCCATACGTGGAGAAAAATCCACCTCAGCTTCAACGGGTAAACGTTGTGGAACACCATCAATTTTATAGTCGCCATCAATGTAAGCTGTAATGTAGGTTTTTTGAGATAAAAAAGCACGTTCGGTTTCGCCTTCTCGAATAGCTATCATCCCTTCAAAGCTAAAATAACGCGTGATTCCTGCACCAACAATAATTAAAATAAATGCCAAATGCAGAATTAATGTGGCCCATTTCTCTTTACGTAACAATCTGAATCTAAAGATATTTCCAATAAAATTAATTATAAAAAATACCATAATAGCTTCAAACCACCAGGCATTGTATATTAAATTTCTAGTGTAAGGAGTTGGAGACGTATCCATATTTCTATCCAAAATAGTTCCTGCAGCCATAGCAACAGCAAATACAATAAATAAAATAGAGGTTAATCGTGTAGAAAATAGGATTTTGGCGATTTTATTTTGCATAATAATAGGCCTTTTTTAGCTCGTGCAAAGATAATTGTTTTTGTTGGTTTTAATTCCTCAAAAACATCCAAATCTTGTGTTAAAATTATAGTTTTTTATTATGTCTAGCTTCAAAGATTTTTAGATACATAAAAGTGCCCATTTTTCTGGCACGTCGCTTTGCATTATCTGCAACGTCACCCTCAAAATACTGGTCAATTGTAGCATACCATAAGTTTAACCATACACCAAAATGTAATTCGGTAATTGTCTGATTATATCTTGTATCTATTTTTACATGCGCTTCAAGTGGGTTTCCTGTGTACTTGTGCTCTAATTTTCTACCAATAAACAAGCTAGTTTCCCAAAATGTAACTAAATGATCAAGGTGTGTTTCCCAATCTGTAATAGCATCATTAAAAATTGGTCCTAATAACGCATCAATCCTAACTTTTTTGTAAAACTCATGGACCAATAAAGTCACATCATCTCTAGTACTAATTGTTTTTCTATTCATCTTAAACAAAGATAGAGCTTTGTTATTTCAATTATGTAATTTCTTAGTATTTTAGCACTATGATTAAAATAGTTTTGCTTGGCGCAGGAAACGTTGCCACACATCTTTATAAGGCTTTTAAAAGCCCTTCTAATATAGAAGTTGTGCAATGGTATAACCGAAACAAAAAAACCATTGAAGCTTATAAAAATGAAGTTAACGTTACAGACAATATTAATCAATTGGTTGACGCAGATGTATACATCATAGCAGTCAATGATGATGTAATTGAAACTTTAAGCAGCGCATTACCCTTTGACAATAGATTGGTGGTACACACCTCTGGTAGCGCTAGTTTATATGATATTGACAAAAAACAATATAGAGGCGTGTTTTATCCATTACAAACTTTTAGCAAAACGGTTGATTTAGATTTTACTACTGTACCGATTTGTATTGAA is a window of Olleya sp. YS DNA encoding:
- a CDS encoding DUF2520 domain-containing protein — translated: MIKIVLLGAGNVATHLYKAFKSPSNIEVVQWYNRNKKTIEAYKNEVNVTDNINQLVDADVYIIAVNDDVIETLSSALPFDNRLVVHTSGSASLYDIDKKQYRGVFYPLQTFSKTVDLDFTTVPICIETLRKQDYKLLKTLGESLGCKTYKVNPDQRPALHLAAVFVNNFTNQIYRIAHEITEKHGAEFDILKPLITETARKIQDVSPYMAQTGPAKRNDKKTIKRHLKLLDNQHHEAIYKLLTSSIKKTHGQ
- a CDS encoding group III truncated hemoglobin, producing MNRKTISTRDDVTLLVHEFYKKVRIDALLGPIFNDAITDWETHLDHLVTFWETSLFIGRKLEHKYTGNPLEAHVKIDTRYNQTITELHFGVWLNLWYATIDQYFEGDVADNAKRRARKMGTFMYLKIFEARHNKKL
- the ccsA gene encoding cytochrome c biogenesis protein CcsA, with product MQNKIAKILFSTRLTSILFIVFAVAMAAGTILDRNMDTSPTPYTRNLIYNAWWFEAIMVFFIINFIGNIFRFRLLRKEKWATLILHLAFILIIVGAGITRYFSFEGMIAIREGETERAFLSQKTYITAYIDGDYKIDGVPQRLPVEAEVDFSPRMDNSFNLDVKYNKTPVSFELTDFIQGAEMDVVPDENGENYLKIVEARGDNPHNHFLKQGEVENIHNLLVALDNPTPGAVNITTTDNGLMVESPFEGEYLQMATMTQGKLVKDSLQPLMLRSRYIIGDMQLVFPKPVVKGTFDVVKKSTLLKQDENAVVLNVTANGETKEVKLLGSQWSNNPFKQIQVGGLDIALKYGSKVLELPFEVKLNDFIAEKYPGTEKNYSSYESKVTVIDKEQGDFDFHIYMNNILDHRGYRFFQADFDKDLKGTILSVNHDFWGTWVTYIGYFLLYFGMMAILFANHTRFRDLQNGLEKIKNKKAKLTTVLLLCFGLSSFGQIVQHSENDGHDHQKTERKGASKFQVDSILKANVAPKVHADKFGRIVIQDLDGRMMPVDTYASELLRKLTKYDTYEGMTANQIFLSIQESPMLWYNVPIIYIKPKKADSIRRVIGIPKDQDYASLLDFFTDDFKYKLDPYLEEASAVKAQTGIQKEFLDTNQRVNLLSNAIEGRSLKIFPVPEDENNTWISPFEYKNEGYNQKIKDSTYGSFIGSGFDWYLYSLNEAKESGDYTKPEKLLNAFKTSQSKVGAEVMLSDDKIDAEIIYNKYDVFKKLFSWYLYAGTLLFILLIWQIFKTTNKWLNTSVTIFKFVILGLFIIHTLGLIARWYISGHAPWSDAYESMIYVAWATMFFGLAFGRKSDLTLASTAFVTAMILMIAHWNWMDPAIANLQPVLNSYWLMIHVAVIVASYGPLTLGMILGLVTLVLMILTNKDNKTKMDLNIKELTIINEMALTVGLVMLTIGNFLGGQWANESWGRYWGWDPKETWALISIMLYAFVIHMRLVPGLRGRWLFNLMSVLTFGSILMTYFGVNFYLSGLHSYASGDQILSFQFIAGTLVVIAIIGFFSYRKYNLHYKK